In one Erythrobacteraceae bacterium WH01K genomic region, the following are encoded:
- a CDS encoding SPFH/Band 7/PHB domain protein has translation MELILLGLLLALLVVFLLSAVTVVKQGFVYTIERFGKFTKAADPGLTLIVPFIERVGHKINMMEQVLDIPGQEIITADNAMVGVDAVVFFQVLDAPKAAYEVSGLQNAIMALTTTNLRTVMGSMDLDETLSKRDEINARLLSVVDHATSPWGIKITRVEIKDIRPPLDISEAMARQMKAERLKRAEILEAEGDKTSSILRAEGRKQSAILEAEGKRESQFRDAEARERAAEAEARATQMVSDAIASSGSQAINYFIAQEYTKAVGKFAESPNAKTILFPVEATQLIGSLGGIGELVKDAVTDGTVQANSGAELPKGRTKAPARASVPRTGDGR, from the coding sequence ATGGAACTGATTTTACTCGGACTGCTGCTGGCATTGCTGGTGGTATTTCTTCTGTCGGCGGTCACGGTGGTGAAGCAGGGCTTCGTCTATACCATCGAACGGTTCGGGAAATTCACCAAGGCCGCCGATCCCGGCCTGACCCTGATCGTCCCGTTCATCGAGCGGGTCGGCCACAAGATCAACATGATGGAACAGGTGCTCGACATTCCGGGCCAGGAAATCATCACCGCCGACAACGCCATGGTCGGCGTGGACGCGGTCGTCTTCTTCCAGGTGCTGGACGCGCCCAAGGCGGCGTATGAAGTCAGCGGCCTGCAGAACGCCATCATGGCGCTCACCACCACGAACCTGCGCACCGTGATGGGCAGCATGGATCTGGACGAAACGCTGTCCAAGCGCGACGAGATCAATGCCCGCCTGCTCAGCGTGGTGGACCATGCGACCTCGCCGTGGGGGATCAAGATCACCCGGGTCGAGATCAAGGATATCCGCCCGCCTCTGGACATCAGCGAGGCGATGGCCCGCCAGATGAAGGCGGAGCGCCTGAAGCGTGCCGAAATCCTGGAAGCGGAGGGCGACAAGACCAGCTCAATCCTGCGCGCCGAGGGCCGCAAGCAGTCCGCCATCCTCGAAGCCGAGGGCAAGCGCGAATCCCAGTTCCGCGACGCCGAAGCGCGCGAGCGCGCGGCCGAGGCGGAAGCCAGGGCGACGCAGATGGTGTCCGATGCCATTGCCAGTTCGGGCAGCCAGGCGATCAATTACTTCATCGCGCAGGAATATACGAAGGCGGTCGGCAAGTTCGCCGAAAGTCCCAATGCCAAGACCATCCTGTTCCCGGTGGAAGCGACCCAGCTCATCGGCTCGCTCGGCGGCATCGGCGAACTGGTGAAGGACGCGGTCACGGACGGCACGGTGCAGGCGAACAGCGGGGCCGAGCTGCCGAAGGGGCGCACGAAAGCCCCGGCGCGCGCCAGTGTCCCGCGCACGGGCGACGGGCGATAG
- a CDS encoding dienelactone hydrolase family protein, which yields MCKDTGNTQIPDTEWYRSPVSRRQFAAGGGALALAACTGMGTNGDAAAGAGGLAENTIIIDTPDGDADAVFIHPASGAHPAIVFWPDIAGVRDANRMMARRVAAEGYSVLLVNPYYRDVAGEQFADFASFRAGGGFDKVGPWRDKLSSQAVMRDATALVGWLDGQQAVDTARGIGSEGYCMGGPFTVYTASAVPGRVKAAASFHGGGLVREDEQSPHKLLTGTPDTSYLFAIAQDDDADAPENKTILRGAADAANVRAEVDVYAGDHGWTVPDSPAYDRAAAERAYAAKMALYGSAL from the coding sequence ATGTGCAAGGACACCGGCAACACGCAGATCCCCGATACCGAGTGGTATCGCAGCCCCGTCAGCAGGCGGCAATTCGCAGCAGGGGGCGGCGCGCTGGCACTGGCCGCGTGTACCGGCATGGGGACGAATGGCGATGCCGCTGCGGGCGCTGGCGGACTTGCAGAAAACACCATCATAATCGACACGCCCGACGGAGATGCCGATGCGGTGTTCATCCATCCTGCCAGCGGCGCGCATCCGGCCATCGTGTTCTGGCCCGACATTGCGGGCGTGCGCGATGCGAACCGGATGATGGCCCGGCGAGTCGCGGCGGAAGGATACTCCGTGCTGCTGGTCAATCCCTATTACCGCGACGTAGCGGGCGAGCAGTTCGCCGATTTCGCCTCCTTCCGGGCGGGCGGCGGGTTCGACAAGGTCGGCCCGTGGCGCGACAAGCTCAGCAGCCAGGCCGTAATGCGCGATGCCACTGCACTGGTCGGCTGGCTTGACGGGCAGCAGGCGGTCGACACCGCGCGCGGCATCGGCAGCGAGGGATACTGCATGGGCGGTCCGTTCACGGTCTATACCGCCTCTGCCGTGCCGGGCCGCGTGAAGGCGGCGGCCAGTTTCCACGGCGGGGGGCTGGTGCGCGAGGACGAGCAGAGCCCGCACAAGCTGCTGACCGGCACGCCCGATACGTCCTACCTCTTCGCCATCGCGCAGGACGACGATGCCGATGCGCCGGAGAACAAGACGATACTGCGCGGCGCAGCGGATGCCGCCAATGTCCGCGCCGAAGTCGACGTCTATGCCGGGGACCATGGCTGGACCGTGCCCGACAGCCCGGCTTACGACCGCGCGGCGGCGGAACGCGCCTATGCGGCCAAGATGGCGCTTTACGGTTCGGCGCTCTGA
- a CDS encoding PQQ-dependent dehydrogenase, methanol/ethanol family has translation MALPFTLGSCGEGYDPAANGGIDGARLLNAQADGANWISYGRNYAEQRFSPLAQITAENVGELGLAWAAGMDTARGQEATPLVMDARLYLTTAWSKVKAFDAATGEPLWSYDPQVPGETAVKACCDVVNRGLAAWGDRLFLGTLDGRLVALDRDTGAVVWETVTVDQSKSYTVTGAPRVIDGKVIIGNGGAEFGVRGYIAAYDAVDGEELWRFYTVPDGEETEGSPEYLREAAATWEGDTLTGEDGIGGGGTVWDAMAYDPELDLLYIGVGNGSPWNRAYRSPGADGRGEGDNLYLSSIVALRPSTGEYVWHYQTTPGETWDFTATQHIMLADMEIGGRERQVLMQAPKNGFFYVLDRATGEFISGDPYVTVNWATGIDPETGRPIENPETRIDRTGQPAMVTPGALGGHNWHPMAYHPGENLVYIPAFEAGMVYAPQADWKPDRARGFNVGFDLGAGDLPPDLGFRRQVAGTLRGMLVAWDPVAKKARWSVEHEGPWNGGLLATAGGLVFQGTAGSDFKAFDAASGEELWRFAAQTGIVAPPVTYTVDGQQYVAVLAGWGGPYALSVDGDLMKAKAPVRNISRLLVFRLGAKAALPPEPALADIPLDPPPSRASAQTIALGKARYARYCAVCHAPGAVGSTVLPDLRRSGTLGNKAAWLSVVHDGLLKDSGMASFAESLSKEEMDAIREYVIARANEDKAMEGARSGS, from the coding sequence ATGGCATTGCCGTTCACGCTCGGCTCGTGCGGCGAGGGGTACGACCCGGCAGCGAATGGCGGGATCGACGGCGCAAGGCTGCTAAACGCGCAGGCCGACGGGGCGAACTGGATTTCCTACGGCCGCAATTATGCGGAGCAGCGCTTCAGCCCGCTGGCGCAGATCACCGCCGAAAATGTGGGCGAACTGGGCCTTGCATGGGCCGCCGGCATGGACACCGCGCGCGGGCAGGAGGCAACGCCGCTGGTGATGGACGCCAGGCTCTACCTCACCACCGCGTGGAGCAAGGTGAAGGCATTCGATGCCGCAACGGGCGAGCCGCTATGGAGCTACGATCCGCAAGTCCCCGGCGAAACCGCGGTCAAGGCGTGCTGCGACGTCGTGAACCGCGGCCTTGCCGCATGGGGCGACCGGCTGTTCCTCGGCACGCTGGACGGGCGGCTGGTGGCGCTGGACCGGGATACGGGCGCGGTCGTCTGGGAAACCGTCACGGTCGACCAGTCGAAGTCCTACACCGTGACCGGCGCGCCGCGCGTGATCGACGGGAAGGTCATCATCGGCAATGGCGGCGCGGAATTCGGCGTGCGCGGCTACATCGCGGCCTATGACGCGGTCGATGGCGAGGAGCTGTGGCGCTTCTACACCGTGCCGGATGGCGAGGAGACGGAGGGCTCGCCCGAATATTTGCGCGAAGCGGCCGCCACTTGGGAAGGCGACACGCTGACGGGCGAGGACGGCATCGGCGGCGGCGGCACGGTGTGGGACGCGATGGCCTACGACCCCGAACTCGACCTCCTGTATATCGGCGTCGGCAACGGGAGCCCATGGAACCGCGCCTATCGCAGCCCCGGCGCGGACGGACGCGGGGAAGGCGACAACCTCTACCTCTCTTCCATCGTGGCCCTGCGCCCCTCGACCGGCGAATATGTCTGGCATTACCAGACCACGCCGGGCGAGACCTGGGACTTCACCGCCACGCAGCACATCATGCTGGCCGACATGGAAATCGGGGGGCGGGAGCGTCAGGTGCTGATGCAGGCGCCCAAGAACGGCTTCTTCTACGTCCTCGACCGCGCGACCGGCGAGTTCATCAGCGGCGATCCCTATGTCACCGTCAACTGGGCGACCGGAATCGACCCGGAAACGGGCCGGCCGATCGAGAACCCCGAAACCCGCATCGACCGGACGGGCCAGCCGGCGATGGTCACGCCGGGCGCGCTGGGCGGGCACAACTGGCACCCGATGGCCTATCACCCGGGCGAAAACCTCGTCTACATCCCGGCCTTCGAGGCAGGCATGGTCTACGCCCCTCAGGCCGACTGGAAGCCCGACCGGGCGCGCGGCTTCAACGTAGGTTTCGACCTTGGCGCAGGCGATTTGCCGCCCGATCTCGGCTTCCGTAGGCAAGTGGCCGGAACCTTGCGCGGAATGCTGGTCGCGTGGGACCCGGTGGCGAAGAAGGCCCGCTGGAGCGTCGAACACGAAGGGCCGTGGAACGGGGGCCTGCTGGCAACCGCGGGCGGCCTGGTCTTCCAGGGCACGGCGGGCAGCGACTTCAAGGCGTTCGACGCAGCCAGCGGCGAGGAATTGTGGCGCTTCGCCGCGCAGACCGGCATCGTCGCGCCGCCCGTCACCTACACCGTGGACGGCCAGCAATATGTCGCCGTGCTGGCCGGCTGGGGCGGCCCCTATGCGCTCAGCGTCGACGGCGACCTGATGAAGGCGAAGGCCCCGGTGCGCAACATATCGCGCCTGCTGGTCTTCCGGCTGGGCGCTAAGGCGGCATTGCCGCCCGAACCGGCGCTGGCCGACATCCCGCTCGACCCCCCGCCCAGCCGCGCAAGCGCGCAAACCATTGCGCTCGGCAAGGCGAGATACGCCCGCTACTGCGCCGTGTGCCACGCACCCGGAGCCGTCGGCAGCACCGTCCTGCCGGACCTCAGGCGCTCAGGCACGCTGGGCAACAAGGCCGCCTGGCTCAGCGTCGTCCATGACGGCCTGCTGAAAGACAGCGGCATGGCCAGCTTCGCGGAATCGCTCAGCAAGGAAGAGATGGACGCGATCCGCGAATACGTCATCGCCCGCGCGAACGAGGACAAGGCGATGGAGGGTGCGCGGAGCGGAAGCTGA
- a CDS encoding DUF2306 domain-containing protein has product MDNSIAREKKTAGKLIGTILVTGAITVAITIALTLMSAASGGFASDGSASNGAGGSRQWTWPIAIHLATVLPAFAIGGFMIARPKGTPLHRLLGRLYCVLMLTTATATLFIRAPGAGLFGTGYSPLHLFTVVAFTTVPYAIWTIRRGNVQAHREAMKGSYIGLCIAGAFAFIPGRLLSTALFG; this is encoded by the coding sequence GTGGACAATTCGATAGCCCGCGAGAAGAAAACTGCCGGCAAGCTGATCGGGACGATCCTGGTCACGGGCGCGATCACCGTTGCGATCACCATAGCCCTGACGCTGATGTCGGCCGCATCGGGCGGTTTCGCATCGGATGGCTCTGCATCGAACGGGGCCGGCGGATCGCGTCAGTGGACCTGGCCCATCGCCATACACCTCGCCACCGTGCTGCCGGCCTTCGCGATCGGCGGGTTCATGATCGCCCGGCCCAAGGGAACGCCGCTTCATCGCCTGCTCGGTCGGCTTTATTGCGTGCTGATGCTGACGACCGCCACGGCAACGCTGTTCATCCGCGCCCCGGGCGCGGGGCTTTTCGGGACGGGATACAGCCCGCTGCACCTTTTCACCGTGGTTGCCTTCACCACCGTCCCCTACGCCATCTGGACGATCCGCCGCGGGAACGTGCAGGCTCACCGCGAAGCGATGAAGGGCAGCTATATCGGCCTGTGCATCGCCGGGGCCTTCGCCTTCATCCCCGGCAGGCTGCTGTCGACGGCGCTTTTTGGATAG
- a CDS encoding LytTR family transcriptional regulator DNA-binding domain-containing protein: MTDAASTPDTRVGFATHAAIVALLGVVLALAGAFGTGGLPLPARLAYWIGGLVGAGMLMQLLVIPMRGVCRMLAVGEHWAYLMALPLLCAGFLVAFWLTAPPTVLEGDVRFGLLFVQTLAVGVAIFLLFGGLFALSAARTGDTGTLAAPPATTPPVPSFEHPSLPVDTKLHERLPPAFGPVLALRVEDHYTIAIGHGGQEMLLLPLRDAIAEIGETHGEQVHRSWWVAHGAVAQARRSGRSVELELVDGSVAPVSRANVAEIRKAGWLAD; this comes from the coding sequence ATGACTGACGCAGCAAGCACGCCAGACACCCGAGTGGGCTTCGCAACCCACGCAGCCATCGTCGCCTTGCTGGGGGTGGTACTCGCACTGGCCGGGGCTTTCGGCACGGGTGGGCTACCGTTGCCGGCCCGGCTCGCCTACTGGATCGGCGGACTCGTCGGCGCGGGGATGCTCATGCAGCTTCTTGTCATTCCGATGCGCGGCGTCTGCAGGATGCTGGCAGTCGGCGAGCACTGGGCCTACCTGATGGCGCTCCCGCTGCTGTGCGCGGGGTTCCTGGTCGCGTTCTGGCTGACCGCGCCGCCAACGGTTCTGGAGGGCGACGTGCGCTTCGGCCTGCTGTTCGTCCAGACACTGGCCGTGGGTGTTGCCATCTTTCTCCTGTTCGGTGGTCTGTTCGCCTTGAGCGCCGCGCGCACGGGCGATACCGGGACCTTGGCCGCACCGCCCGCCACCACGCCGCCCGTCCCGTCATTCGAGCATCCCTCGCTACCGGTCGATACGAAGCTCCACGAGCGCCTGCCGCCCGCCTTCGGACCGGTTCTGGCCCTGCGCGTGGAGGACCACTACACGATCGCCATCGGCCACGGCGGACAGGAGATGCTCCTGCTTCCCTTGCGCGACGCGATTGCCGAAATCGGCGAGACGCATGGCGAGCAGGTCCACCGTTCATGGTGGGTCGCCCACGGCGCAGTGGCACAGGCAAGGCGCAGCGGCAGGTCGGTCGAACTCGAACTGGTCGATGGTAGCGTGGCCCCGGTCAGCCGCGCGAACGTGGCCGAGATCCGGAAGGCAGGCTGGCTGGCGGACTAG
- a CDS encoding SDR family NAD(P)-dependent oxidoreductase — protein sequence MNGPDLTGRVALVTGASSGFGERFARVLAAQGAKVVLAARRVDRLEALADELGRENALPVEMDASDAEALVAAVEAGEQAFGTIDILINNAGIPDAQRAHKMSLELTDRVLDVNLRAPWVLSCEVARRLMAADKPGRIVNISSTAHYRYDGGGAALYAVTKTALARMTEALSVEWAYANINVNAICPGMFVTEMTDGMFERIGDPKPGLARQRVPEVEQMDSTLLYLVDPASECVTGAVIRVDDGQAARGRVR from the coding sequence ATGAACGGACCGGACCTGACAGGACGCGTGGCGCTGGTGACGGGCGCGTCCTCCGGCTTTGGCGAGCGGTTCGCCCGCGTGCTGGCCGCGCAGGGCGCGAAGGTCGTGCTGGCCGCGCGGCGTGTGGACCGGCTGGAGGCGCTGGCGGATGAACTCGGCCGCGAAAACGCGCTGCCGGTCGAGATGGACGCGAGCGATGCCGAGGCGCTGGTGGCGGCGGTGGAGGCGGGCGAACAGGCGTTCGGCACGATCGACATCCTCATCAACAATGCCGGCATTCCCGACGCGCAGCGTGCCCACAAGATGAGCCTGGAGCTGACCGACCGCGTGCTGGACGTGAACCTGCGCGCGCCGTGGGTGCTTTCCTGCGAGGTCGCGCGGCGGCTGATGGCGGCGGACAAGCCGGGGCGGATCGTCAACATCTCCAGCACGGCGCATTACCGCTACGATGGCGGCGGCGCGGCGCTCTATGCCGTGACCAAGACCGCGCTTGCCCGCATGACGGAGGCGCTGAGCGTCGAGTGGGCCTATGCGAACATCAACGTCAACGCGATCTGCCCCGGCATGTTCGTGACCGAGATGACCGACGGCATGTTCGAACGCATCGGCGATCCGAAGCCGGGCCTTGCTCGGCAGCGCGTGCCCGAGGTCGAGCAGATGGATTCCACCCTGCTCTACCTCGTCGATCCCGCCAGCGAATGCGTCACCGGCGCGGTGATCCGTGTGGATGACGGGCAGGCTGCAAGGGGGCGGGTTCGCTAG
- the purU gene encoding formyltetrahydrofolate deformylase, with protein MSEPLVLTLACEDRPGITAAVTSFLFERGGNVLEAQQFGDHQSGRFFMRVEFDSADTSREVLRREFEDVAGRFAMDWKLALRDRPRRVLLMVSKFDHCLADLLYRWRIGEMAIRPVAIVSNHPRESITHTDIGDVPFHHLPVTRETKAEQEAQVRAIADETDAELVVLARYMQILSDEQAAHFAGRCINIHHSFLPGFKGAKPYHQAHARGVKMIGATAHYVTTDLDEGPIIHQDVEAISHADTPDALVRKGRDIERRVLAEAVRLHVEERALLNDGRTVVFQR; from the coding sequence ATGAGCGAGCCGCTCGTCCTGACGCTCGCCTGCGAGGACCGGCCGGGCATCACGGCCGCCGTCACCTCGTTCCTGTTCGAACGCGGCGGCAATGTGCTTGAGGCGCAGCAGTTCGGCGACCACCAGAGCGGGCGGTTTTTCATGCGGGTGGAATTCGACTCCGCCGACACCTCGCGCGAGGTCCTGCGTCGCGAATTCGAAGACGTTGCGGGCCGCTTCGCAATGGACTGGAAGCTGGCCCTGCGGGACCGCCCGCGCCGGGTGCTGCTGATGGTCAGCAAGTTCGATCACTGCCTGGCCGACCTGCTCTATCGCTGGCGGATCGGGGAAATGGCGATCCGGCCGGTGGCCATCGTCTCCAACCATCCGCGCGAAAGCATCACGCATACCGATATCGGCGACGTGCCGTTCCACCACCTGCCTGTGACGCGCGAAACGAAGGCGGAGCAGGAGGCGCAGGTGCGCGCCATCGCGGACGAAACGGATGCCGAGCTGGTCGTGCTCGCCCGCTACATGCAGATCCTGTCGGACGAGCAGGCAGCCCATTTCGCCGGGCGCTGCATCAATATCCACCATTCCTTCCTGCCCGGCTTCAAGGGCGCGAAACCCTATCACCAGGCCCATGCGCGGGGCGTGAAGATGATCGGGGCGACGGCGCATTACGTGACCACCGACCTCGACGAAGGGCCGATCATCCACCAGGACGTGGAAGCCATCAGCCATGCCGACACGCCCGATGCGCTGGTGCGCAAGGGCCGCGACATCGAACGCCGCGTGCTGGCAGAGGCGGTGCGCCTCCATGTCGAGGAACGCGCATTGCTGAATGACGGGCGCACGGTGGTGTTCCAGCGATAG
- a CDS encoding nitronate monooxygenase, protein MTIYPKSHALMERGREFLGCEHAVLCGAMSWVSERNLVSAISNAGGFGVIACGAMTPDLLDAEIAATKAMTDRPFGVNLITMHPDLMDLIDVCAKHGVGHVVLAGGIPPKGSVERIKEGGAKVIVFAPTLALAKKLLRSGGDALVIEGMEAGGHIGPVSTSVLAQEFLPELSADHLVFVAGGIGRGEAIAGYLEMGAVGVQLGTRFAAASESIAHPDFKKAFFRANARDAVASVQVDPRLPVIPVRALKNKGTEAFTAKQREVAGLVDTAKENGGLEMMEAQLQIEHYWAGALRRAVIDGDVENGSLMAGQSVGMVKEEEPVADILRGLMDQCEQALGQRHGAE, encoded by the coding sequence ATGACTATCTATCCCAAAAGCCACGCCCTGATGGAGCGCGGGCGCGAATTTCTCGGCTGCGAACACGCCGTCCTGTGCGGCGCGATGAGCTGGGTTTCCGAGCGCAACCTGGTCTCCGCCATTTCCAATGCCGGCGGCTTCGGCGTGATTGCCTGCGGGGCGATGACGCCCGACCTGCTGGACGCCGAAATCGCAGCGACGAAGGCGATGACGGACAGGCCGTTCGGCGTGAACCTCATCACCATGCATCCGGACCTGATGGACCTGATCGACGTGTGCGCGAAGCATGGCGTCGGCCATGTCGTGCTGGCAGGCGGCATCCCTCCCAAGGGCAGCGTCGAGCGGATAAAGGAGGGCGGGGCCAAGGTCATCGTCTTCGCCCCCACACTGGCGCTGGCGAAGAAACTGCTGCGGTCCGGTGGGGACGCGCTGGTGATCGAGGGCATGGAGGCGGGCGGCCATATCGGCCCCGTTTCCACCAGCGTGCTGGCGCAGGAATTCCTGCCCGAGCTTTCGGCAGATCACCTGGTTTTCGTTGCCGGCGGCATCGGCCGGGGCGAGGCGATTGCAGGCTATCTGGAGATGGGCGCGGTCGGCGTGCAACTGGGCACGCGCTTCGCCGCCGCCAGCGAAAGCATCGCCCATCCCGATTTCAAGAAGGCGTTCTTCCGCGCCAATGCCCGCGATGCCGTGGCATCGGTGCAGGTCGATCCGCGCCTGCCGGTCATCCCCGTGCGCGCGCTGAAGAACAAGGGCACCGAGGCCTTCACCGCCAAGCAGCGCGAAGTGGCGGGGCTGGTGGATACCGCCAAAGAGAATGGGGGCCTCGAGATGATGGAGGCTCAGCTGCAGATCGAGCATTACTGGGCAGGCGCCCTGCGCCGCGCGGTGATCGACGGCGATGTCGAGAACGGCAGCCTGATGGCCGGGCAGTCGGTCGGCATGGTGAAAGAGGAAGAGCCGGTGGCGGACATCTTGCGCGGCCTGATGGACCAGTGCGAACAGGCGCTCGGCCAGAGGCATGGCGCCGAATGA